One stretch of Nitrospinota bacterium DNA includes these proteins:
- a CDS encoding DnaJ domain-containing protein, translating to MRLSECYSTLNVTPDSAWVEVKRSYHYLAKKYHPDVNAGKQGLSYKFRKINHAFKTLEASYKATSSKANVNNNEIRKPSISRAVPTRNSAPSKPTKPLVAVPHKNSLTQLDAYKRHESGKIFGLGNGLRSLRQTLFEWEKTLFLLDTNKNIHIKKRLASQANIVRIKKGEDTFQVRIPPGPWTRMFIRIPDKGNKSLFSKKRGDLLLNIHVPNNEALSPTNPTFYYKVRIPKESLGKYKVWTLKSTDGPIRFTLPANTAEGQKFTLKANSGESTCSSHIITVHLV from the coding sequence ATGAGATTATCTGAATGCTATAGTACATTGAATGTAACCCCTGACTCAGCCTGGGTGGAGGTCAAAAGGTCATATCACTATCTGGCTAAAAAATACCATCCTGACGTTAATGCGGGGAAGCAGGGACTCTCATACAAATTTAGAAAAATAAACCATGCTTTCAAAACTCTGGAAGCTTCTTATAAAGCGACCAGTAGTAAAGCGAATGTTAATAATAACGAGATTAGAAAACCCTCCATCAGCAGGGCAGTCCCGACCAGAAATTCGGCGCCCTCAAAGCCAACCAAACCTCTGGTAGCCGTCCCGCATAAAAATTCCCTCACCCAACTGGATGCCTACAAAAGGCATGAATCTGGAAAAATTTTTGGTTTGGGTAACGGGTTGAGGTCTTTACGGCAAACCCTGTTTGAATGGGAAAAAACATTATTCCTTCTTGATACGAATAAAAATATCCATATAAAGAAACGCCTGGCCAGTCAGGCAAACATTGTTCGGATAAAGAAGGGAGAGGATACTTTTCAGGTAAGAATTCCGCCGGGGCCCTGGACCCGCATGTTCATCAGGATTCCCGATAAAGGCAATAAAAGTCTGTTCTCTAAAAAACGTGGCGACCTGCTTTTAAACATTCATGTTCCAAATAACGAAGCCCTGAGCCCGACAAACCCGACATTTTATTACAAGGTACGCATCCCAAAAGAGAGCCTTGGAAAATATAAGGTCTGGACCTTAAAATCAACCGACGGCCCCATCCGGTTCACTCTGCCCGCAAACACTGCAGAGGGACAAAAATTCACCCTGAAGGCGAACTCCGGGGAGTCAACTTGTTCCAGCCACATCATCACGGTGCACCTGGTATAA